The proteins below come from a single Borrelia hispanica CRI genomic window:
- the bdr gene encoding Bdr family repetitive protein: MEHMIQPVVTRQMVLNELVKVGMDRDIADDLSYRYYKNELTTKDLELLKMAFKSDIRDLNNKIDTVENNLNNKIDTKFNELDNKIDTKFNELDNKIDIIENNLKSDIRDLNNKIDTVENNLNIKIDTVENNLKSEISFVRKDMDLIRKDMDMNKTELNSKLKLNNWMLGTIITINVGILLTLISIINSIINK; this comes from the coding sequence ATGGAACATATGATACAGCCAGTAGTAACCAGACAAATGGTGTTAAATGAACTTGTAAAAGTTGGTATGGATAGAGATATTGCAGACGATTTATCTTATAGATATTATAAAAACGAACTTACTACTAAAGATCTTGAACTTCTAAAAATGGCATTCAAATCAGATATTAGAGATCTCAATAATAAAATTGACACTGTTGAAAATAACTTAAATAATAAAATTGATACTAAATTTAATGAACTTGATAATAAAATTGATACTAAATTTAATGAACTTGATAATAAAATTGATATTATTGAAAATAACTTAAAATCAGATATTAGAGATCTCAATAATAAAATTGATACTGTTGAAAATAACCTAAATATTAAAATTGATACTGTTGAAAATAACTTAAAATCAGAGATTTCTTTTGTAAGAAAAGATATGGATCTTATAAGAAAAGATATGGATATGAACAAAACAGAACTTAATAGTAAATTAAAATTAAATAATTGGATGCTTGGAACTATTATTACAATTAACGTAGGAATTCTTTTAACATTAATCTCAATAATTAAT